The proteins below are encoded in one region of Candidatus Binatia bacterium:
- the nadB gene encoding L-aspartate oxidase, producing the protein MPRRHNDLETEVLVIGSGIAGLSTALHAAQTTRVLIVTKVHAEESNTNYAQGGVAAVLGEDDKVALHERDTLVAGDGLCDPEAVRVLVEEGPGEVLRLMGLGVRFSHDPEGRLALGREGGHSRRRIVHAKDRTGHAIERVLLKLARAHPRISILENQIAVDLILDSKMRGRRSVPEKDRIWGAYVLDRESGAIQAIGARATVLATGGSGKVYLYTTNPDIATGDGLAAGFRAGAAAADLEFMQFHPTCLFHPEAKSFLISEAVRGEGAHLLTLDGKRFMQRYHRLKELAPRDVVARAIDFEMKKRGDKCVLLDMRPLGKRLLTTRFPHITSRLLEYGFDPFKEPVPVVPAAHYMCGGILTDLEGRATIPGLYACGEVACTGVHGANRLASNSLLEAIVFSRRAGMALLRQVTGERPDRIPAVPEWRYNGAVEPKEQVIFDHNWDAIRRVMWDYMGIVRSDERLARAASMIAVLRDQTEGDYQRYRLDADLVELRNVGLVADLIIACARRRKESRGLHYNVDHLRRDDRRFRRDTVLTRQDVR; encoded by the coding sequence GGGCGGGGTCGCCGCCGTGCTCGGCGAGGACGACAAGGTCGCGCTGCACGAGCGCGACACGCTGGTCGCCGGGGACGGCCTCTGCGATCCCGAGGCGGTGCGCGTCCTGGTGGAGGAGGGCCCCGGCGAGGTGCTACGGCTGATGGGGCTGGGGGTCCGGTTCTCGCACGATCCGGAGGGCCGTCTCGCGCTGGGGCGCGAGGGAGGGCACTCGCGCCGGCGCATCGTCCACGCCAAGGACCGGACCGGGCACGCGATCGAGCGGGTCCTGCTGAAGCTGGCGCGCGCGCACCCGCGGATCTCGATCCTCGAGAATCAGATCGCGGTGGACCTCATCCTCGACTCCAAGATGCGCGGCCGCCGCTCCGTCCCCGAGAAGGATCGGATCTGGGGCGCCTACGTGCTCGACCGCGAGAGCGGGGCGATCCAGGCGATCGGCGCCCGCGCGACGGTGCTCGCCACGGGCGGCTCGGGAAAGGTCTACCTGTACACGACGAATCCCGACATCGCGACCGGCGACGGGCTGGCGGCGGGCTTCCGCGCGGGCGCGGCCGCGGCCGACCTCGAGTTCATGCAGTTCCATCCGACCTGCCTCTTCCACCCCGAGGCGAAGTCGTTCCTGATCTCCGAGGCGGTTCGCGGCGAGGGCGCGCACCTGCTCACGCTGGACGGGAAGCGCTTCATGCAGCGCTATCACCGCCTCAAGGAACTCGCCCCGCGCGACGTGGTGGCGCGCGCCATCGACTTCGAGATGAAGAAGCGCGGGGACAAGTGCGTCCTCCTGGACATGCGCCCGCTCGGAAAGCGGCTCCTCACGACGCGCTTCCCGCACATCACGAGCCGTCTCCTCGAGTACGGGTTCGACCCGTTCAAGGAGCCGGTCCCGGTGGTGCCGGCCGCGCACTACATGTGCGGCGGGATCCTGACCGACCTCGAGGGGCGCGCCACCATCCCCGGGCTCTACGCGTGCGGGGAGGTCGCCTGCACCGGGGTGCACGGGGCGAACCGGCTGGCTTCCAACTCGCTCCTCGAGGCGATCGTCTTCTCGCGCCGGGCCGGCATGGCCCTTCTCCGGCAGGTCACGGGGGAGCGTCCCGATCGCATTCCGGCGGTCCCGGAATGGCGCTACAACGGCGCGGTCGAGCCCAAGGAACAGGTGATTTTCGACCACAATTGGGATGCCATCCGGCGAGTCATGTGGGACTATATGGGCATCGTCCGGAGCGATGAGCGCCTCGCGCGGGCCGCCTCCATGATCGCCGTTCTGCGCGACCAGACCGAGGGCGACTACCAGCGCTATCGCCTCGATGCGGACCTGGTGGAGCTTCGGAACGTCGGCCTCGTGGCGGACCTGATCATCGCCTGCGCCCGCCGCCGCAAGGAGAGCCGGGGCCTCCACTACAACGTCGACCATCTCCGGCGGGACGACCGCCGCTTCCGCCGCGACACGGTGCTGACCCGACAGGACGTGCGCTGA
- a CDS encoding Minf_1886 family protein, protein MSRDIETRMLELAQQYGRYKANAYRFTFDAVRYTADRSYQVTKEVRHVTGVEVLEGIRQLALDQFGFMAKTVFLEWGIERTEDFGEIVFQLVREGILSKTEKDNPGDFASGYDFDEAFVRNYDWLDRLGEPRTHRA, encoded by the coding sequence ATGAGCCGCGACATCGAAACCCGGATGCTCGAGCTGGCGCAGCAGTACGGGCGCTACAAGGCGAACGCCTACCGCTTCACCTTCGACGCGGTCCGCTACACGGCCGACCGCAGCTATCAGGTCACGAAAGAGGTCCGGCACGTGACCGGCGTGGAAGTGCTCGAGGGGATCCGGCAGCTCGCCCTGGACCAGTTCGGGTTCATGGCCAAGACCGTGTTCCTCGAATGGGGCATCGAGCGGACCGAGGACTTCGGCGAGATCGTCTTCCAGCTCGTGCGCGAGGGGATCCTGAGCAAGACCGAGAAGGACAACCCGGGCGACTTCGCGAGCGGCTACGACTTCGACGAGGCCTTCGTCCGGAACTACGACTGGCTCGACCGGCTGGGCGAGCCTCGGACCCACCGGGCTTAG
- a CDS encoding ABC transporter ATP-binding protein translates to MGRPKSERSPSLRLLRYLEPYRGHLALTAALMVVFALLSGASIGMISPFVKILFTPRPAVTASAAGPPAPGSPAAGLPASLGTGIAGLDAAGLAGTAASKSDSAGAARVSAKPRPFAALAERGNQAKQKLRTWFEHFFLIGDPIRSLTRICLALLVVFLLKNAVDYLQSVLTVWVEQAVIRDMRNEVYAHLHTLSLSFFHSRRTGALLSRFTNDIALVRGALAAGFSNLIKSSLLLAVCLFWIFWTSWRLALVSLVVVPFSLVLIVWLGRKLRRRSSITQERMGDLNAILQETLTGIRVVKAFAMEGFEQRKFERASQGYFRAFVKQRRLGALAGPMSEYLGVVAATAVLWYGGREILLTRVIEPQQFFIFLFAMLQLMSPLKSLSNVNATLQEGLAAAVRIFRILDTEATVVSRPNARRIAGIHDGIEFEGVSFRYGQGPEVLRDVSFHVEAGEVIALVGPSGAGKSTMADLVARFYDPTSGRILIDGVDLREYELSSWRSLLGVVTQEPILFHDSVFHNIAYGVSDAADEAVRRAARAAHADRFIDEMPEGYQSPIGERGVRLSGGERQRIAIARAIFKDPRLLLLDEATSSLDSQSELLVQEALEALFTGRTVLVIAHRLSTIQRADRIVVVDQGRIVQMGTHAELVQTPGLYQKLHRLQFRLAEAGFPAHPRAG, encoded by the coding sequence GTGGGCCGACCCAAATCCGAGCGAAGCCCCTCCCTCCGGCTCCTCCGCTACCTCGAGCCCTACCGGGGGCATCTCGCCCTCACCGCCGCGCTCATGGTGGTCTTCGCGCTTCTGAGCGGCGCTTCGATCGGGATGATCTCCCCGTTCGTGAAGATCCTGTTCACGCCGCGTCCCGCCGTGACCGCGAGCGCCGCCGGACCGCCGGCGCCGGGATCGCCGGCCGCGGGCCTCCCGGCATCGCTGGGAACGGGAATCGCCGGGCTGGACGCGGCGGGCCTCGCGGGGACGGCGGCGTCGAAGAGCGACAGCGCCGGGGCCGCGCGCGTGTCCGCCAAGCCGCGCCCCTTCGCCGCGCTCGCCGAGCGCGGCAACCAGGCGAAGCAGAAGCTCCGGACCTGGTTCGAGCACTTCTTCCTGATCGGAGACCCGATCCGCTCGCTCACGCGGATCTGCCTCGCGCTCCTCGTCGTCTTCCTGCTGAAGAACGCCGTCGACTATCTCCAGAGCGTGCTCACGGTCTGGGTGGAACAGGCGGTGATCCGCGACATGCGGAACGAGGTCTACGCGCACCTCCACACTCTGTCGCTCTCCTTCTTCCACTCCCGGCGCACGGGCGCGCTCCTCTCGCGCTTCACGAACGACATCGCCCTCGTGCGGGGCGCCCTGGCGGCCGGATTCAGCAACCTCATCAAGTCCTCGCTGCTCCTCGCCGTCTGCCTCTTCTGGATCTTCTGGACCTCCTGGCGGCTCGCCCTCGTCTCGCTGGTCGTCGTTCCCTTCTCGCTGGTGCTGATCGTCTGGCTGGGGCGGAAGCTCCGGCGGCGGAGCAGCATCACGCAGGAGCGGATGGGGGACTTGAACGCGATCCTCCAGGAGACCCTGACCGGCATCCGCGTCGTGAAGGCGTTCGCGATGGAGGGGTTCGAGCAGCGGAAGTTCGAGCGCGCCTCCCAGGGCTACTTCCGCGCGTTCGTGAAGCAGCGCCGCCTGGGCGCTCTGGCCGGACCGATGTCGGAATACCTCGGCGTCGTTGCGGCGACGGCGGTGCTCTGGTACGGCGGCCGCGAGATCCTCCTCACGCGCGTCATCGAGCCGCAGCAGTTCTTCATCTTCCTCTTCGCCATGCTGCAGCTGATGAGCCCGCTGAAGTCGCTCTCCAACGTGAACGCGACGCTCCAGGAGGGGCTGGCGGCCGCCGTCCGGATCTTCCGGATCCTCGACACGGAAGCGACCGTGGTCTCGCGGCCGAACGCGCGGCGGATCGCCGGGATCCACGATGGGATCGAGTTCGAGGGCGTCTCCTTCCGCTACGGGCAGGGTCCCGAGGTGCTGCGCGACGTCTCGTTCCACGTCGAGGCGGGCGAAGTGATCGCGCTCGTCGGCCCGAGCGGCGCCGGCAAGTCCACGATGGCGGACCTGGTCGCGCGCTTCTACGACCCGACCTCCGGGCGCATCCTGATCGACGGCGTGGACCTCCGCGAGTACGAGCTCTCGTCGTGGCGCTCGCTCCTCGGGGTGGTGACGCAGGAGCCGATCCTCTTCCACGACTCGGTCTTCCACAACATCGCCTACGGCGTATCCGACGCCGCCGACGAGGCCGTGCGCCGCGCCGCGCGGGCGGCCCACGCCGACCGCTTCATCGACGAGATGCCGGAGGGCTATCAGAGCCCGATCGGCGAGCGCGGGGTGCGACTCTCCGGGGGCGAGCGGCAGCGGATCGCGATCGCCCGGGCCATCTTCAAGGACCCGAGGCTCCTCCTGCTCGACGAGGCCACCTCCAGCCTCGACTCCCAGTCGGAGCTGCTCGTGCAGGAGGCGCTGGAGGCGCTCTTCACCGGCCGCACGGTGCTCGTGATCGCGCACCGCCTCTCGACCATCCAGCGGGCGGATCGCATCGTCGTGGTGGACCAGGGACGCATCGTGCAGATGGGCACGCACGCCGAGCTGGTCCAGACGCCCGGGCTCTACCAGAAGCTCCACCGGCTCCAGTTCCGTCTCGCGGAGGCGGGGTTCCCCGCCCATCCGCGGGCGGGCTGA
- a CDS encoding glycosyltransferase family 9 protein has translation MARGAALVVRFSSLGDVLLAAHLPAFLRDADPGRRVLFATKERYAAILRGHPDVARFFLLEDKSSDPAAPAPFGLLGGLGLLATGLRREDVGEVYDLHQNLRSSRLVASLGGVRRVAPSKHGLRRRLMVHAKWLRPEPLPPLLQTYREIAGLDPGAPVRPWLREALTDSERARARARLGEDDRIALLGVGARWETKRWPLERFLELGERLPAEAGLAPRYAVPPKSAEASALRARLPAGRHGAILEGSFRECAAAASWAQVIVSNDSATLHLGAALGVPAVGIFGSTVPAFGFAPSGPRDAVVETALSCRPCSVHGRRRCPLGHHRCMRDLAPDAVLAAVRGVLAGAGAAAGAGAAATEAPA, from the coding sequence ATGGCGCGCGGCGCCGCTCTCGTCGTCCGCTTCTCCTCGCTCGGCGACGTCCTCCTCGCGGCCCACCTTCCCGCGTTCCTGCGCGACGCCGATCCCGGTCGCCGCGTCCTCTTCGCCACCAAGGAGCGCTACGCGGCGATCCTGCGCGGCCACCCCGACGTGGCGCGGTTCTTCCTGCTGGAGGACAAGAGCTCCGATCCCGCGGCACCCGCGCCCTTCGGCCTCCTCGGGGGACTCGGCCTGCTCGCCACGGGACTCCGCCGCGAGGACGTGGGCGAGGTCTACGACCTGCACCAGAATCTGCGCTCCTCGCGCCTCGTCGCCTCGCTCGGCGGGGTGCGCCGTGTCGCGCCGTCCAAGCACGGGCTCCGCCGCCGGCTGATGGTGCACGCGAAGTGGCTCCGTCCCGAGCCGCTCCCGCCGCTGCTCCAGACCTACCGGGAGATCGCGGGACTCGACCCCGGGGCGCCGGTGCGTCCCTGGCTGCGCGAGGCGCTGACGGACTCCGAGCGCGCGCGGGCGCGCGCCCGTCTCGGGGAGGACGACCGCATCGCGCTGCTCGGCGTCGGCGCGCGCTGGGAGACCAAGCGCTGGCCGCTCGAGCGCTTCCTCGAGCTGGGGGAGCGGCTGCCTGCGGAGGCCGGCCTCGCGCCGCGCTATGCCGTCCCGCCGAAGAGCGCGGAGGCGTCGGCGCTTCGCGCGCGGCTCCCGGCGGGCCGCCACGGGGCGATCCTCGAGGGCTCCTTCCGCGAGTGCGCCGCGGCCGCCTCCTGGGCGCAGGTCATCGTCTCGAACGACTCGGCCACGCTCCACCTGGGTGCCGCGCTCGGCGTCCCGGCCGTCGGAATCTTCGGGAGCACCGTGCCCGCCTTCGGCTTCGCCCCTTCCGGACCGCGCGACGCCGTGGTCGAGACGGCGCTCTCCTGCCGCCCCTGCTCGGTGCACGGACGGCGGCGCTGCCCGCTGGGGCATCACCGCTGCATGCGCGACCTGGCCCCCGACGCGGTGCTGGCGGCGGTGCGAGGCGTGCTGGCGGGCGCGGGCGCCGCGGCGGGTGCCGGGGCCGCCGCGACCGAGGCCCCGGCGTGA
- a CDS encoding D-2-hydroxyacid dehydrogenase: MSDRILLEGNDPAIRAAVERRAGTVLPWAAPGEEARATVWFCPGNPPAEARELPALHWIQTGWAGVEGWFGRPEWREGVLLTRTVGDFPQRIAEYVIGYLLADALGVPEALRQMESRAWKRWTPGSLAGRSMLVVGHGAIGRRVAEAARGLGMSSRGIRRGPLSPEDLALGVEEASALEALLPAADVVVNLLPLTAATRSFWNAARLDRMKEGSTFVNVSRGATVDDDALIAALARRRPARAILDVFRDEPLPAAHPLRGATGVWVTPHVAGIGTAEPLAAEFAANWLRYKDGAPLRHRVDRARGY; encoded by the coding sequence GTGAGCGACCGCATCCTGCTCGAGGGAAACGACCCCGCGATCCGGGCCGCCGTGGAGCGGCGCGCGGGAACCGTCCTCCCCTGGGCGGCTCCCGGCGAGGAGGCGCGCGCCACGGTCTGGTTTTGCCCCGGAAACCCGCCCGCGGAGGCGCGCGAGCTGCCCGCGCTCCATTGGATCCAGACCGGGTGGGCCGGCGTCGAGGGGTGGTTCGGACGCCCCGAGTGGCGCGAGGGGGTCCTCCTGACCCGCACGGTCGGCGATTTTCCGCAGCGCATCGCCGAGTACGTGATCGGCTACCTCCTCGCGGACGCGCTCGGGGTTCCGGAGGCGCTGCGGCAGATGGAGTCGCGCGCGTGGAAGCGCTGGACGCCCGGTTCGCTGGCCGGCCGCTCGATGCTCGTGGTGGGGCACGGCGCGATCGGCCGCCGCGTCGCCGAGGCGGCGCGCGGGCTGGGCATGAGCTCGCGGGGCATCCGCCGGGGGCCCTTGTCCCCCGAGGATCTCGCCCTGGGCGTGGAGGAGGCGTCCGCGCTCGAGGCGCTTCTTCCGGCCGCGGACGTGGTCGTGAATCTCCTGCCGCTCACCGCCGCGACGCGCTCCTTCTGGAATGCCGCGCGGCTCGACCGCATGAAGGAGGGATCCACCTTCGTGAACGTCTCGCGCGGGGCGACGGTGGACGACGACGCGCTGATCGCGGCGCTCGCGCGACGGCGCCCCGCGCGCGCCATCCTCGACGTCTTTCGCGACGAGCCGCTTCCGGCCGCCCACCCGCTGCGGGGGGCCACGGGCGTCTGGGTCACGCCGCACGTCGCGGGGATCGGCACCGCGGAGCCGCTCGCGGCCGAGTTCGCCGCCAACTGGCTGCGCTACAAGGACGGCGCGCCGCTGCGCCACCGGGTCGACCGGGCCCGCGGATATTGA